A DNA window from Candidatus Latescibacterota bacterium contains the following coding sequences:
- a CDS encoding helix-turn-helix transcriptional regulator has product MSPGKGITVHLKRHRQAAELTQQELADRVGVTRQTIISIERGRYRPSIELALELARVFRLPVESLFSLEEGAPNDEHLD; this is encoded by the coding sequence ATGTCACCGGGCAAGGGCATCACGGTTCACCTCAAGCGCCACCGGCAGGCGGCGGAGCTCACGCAGCAGGAGCTCGCCGACCGGGTGGGCGTGACGCGGCAGACCATCATCAGCATCGAGCGGGGGCGCTATCGGCCCTCGATTGAACTGGCGCTCGAGCTGGCAAGGGTGTTCCGCCTGCCGGTGGAGTCGCTGTTCTCCCTCGAGGAAGGAGCGCCCAACGATGAGCACCTGGACTGA